Proteins from a genomic interval of Gordonia sp. SL306:
- a CDS encoding prephenate dehydrogenase gives MTAASTHPDPSTGPPVCVLGLGLIGGSLLRTLHDAGRSAYGYNRSGETVSAATAAGYRASTDLAATLRQASADDAIVVLATPVTTIDDLLPAIAEYAANCLLTDVISVKQAVAESVARLAPGVRHVGGHPMAGTSQSGWIATDPELFRDAMWMVTTEDHTDPDDWLAVAAIARSAGAFVVPAAAGAHDRAVAAISHLPHLTAAVTAAVGAGESDLALRLAAGSFRDGTRVAGSAPALQRAMLEANGIALLNVLSETIDRLIAARDELRDKGTVEIVVDDGHRARSAYEAIAGAAPAPITGVTVGEPGWAQELRRQAHQAKVWVG, from the coding sequence GTGACTGCCGCGTCGACCCACCCCGACCCGTCCACCGGTCCCCCGGTCTGTGTGCTCGGACTCGGACTCATCGGCGGTTCACTGCTGCGCACACTGCACGACGCTGGTCGATCGGCTTACGGTTACAACCGGTCCGGTGAGACCGTGTCCGCCGCGACGGCGGCCGGCTATCGCGCCTCCACCGACCTCGCCGCGACGCTGCGGCAGGCCTCCGCCGACGACGCGATCGTGGTGCTGGCGACGCCGGTGACCACCATCGACGACCTACTGCCTGCCATCGCCGAGTACGCCGCGAACTGTCTGCTCACCGACGTCATCAGCGTCAAGCAGGCCGTCGCCGAGTCGGTGGCGCGACTGGCTCCCGGCGTGCGTCACGTGGGCGGTCACCCGATGGCGGGCACCAGCCAATCCGGTTGGATCGCAACAGATCCCGAGTTGTTCCGCGATGCGATGTGGATGGTGACCACCGAAGACCACACCGACCCCGACGACTGGCTGGCGGTGGCCGCCATCGCTCGGTCAGCCGGCGCATTCGTGGTGCCGGCGGCCGCCGGGGCACACGATCGCGCGGTCGCCGCGATCTCCCATCTGCCGCATCTGACCGCCGCGGTCACCGCCGCGGTCGGGGCGGGGGAAAGTGATCTGGCGCTGCGCCTGGCGGCCGGCAGCTTCCGCGACGGCACGCGGGTGGCGGGCAGCGCACCAGCGCTGCAGCGAGCCATGTTGGAGGCCAACGGCATCGCCCTGCTGAACGTGCTGAGCGAGACCATCGACCGTTTGATCGCGGCACGGGACGAGCTGCGGGACAAGGGCACCGTCGAGATCGTCGTCGACGACGGCCACCGCGCGCGATCCGCCTACGAGGCGATCGCCGGCGCGGCACCGGCACCGATCACCGGCGTCACGGTCGGCGAGCCCGGCTGGGCGCAGGAACTGCGCCGACAGGCGCACCAGGCGAAGGTCTGGGTCGGGTGA
- the nuoN gene encoding NADH-quinone oxidoreductase subunit NuoN: MTSEYLAAIDPPSIEYGLLSPMLIVFGVAVVGVLVEAFAPRRFRYPTQLTLALGGLVAAFAALVAVAVAEARDGGHGQFAMAGSVVIDRPTLFLQGLLLLVSILAIAFMAERRLERVVAAPAITLRVSDGPGAAAQAALDSVDADMFTPSGASVPNTDAEFEATRAGAITTEVFPLTLLAVGGMMLFPACGDLLTMFIALEVFSLPLYLLCGLARRRRLISQEASLKYFLLGAFSSAFFLFGAAFAYGATGSLQLGAIGRAVGAPGTDTTLPLIALGLLSVGLLFKIGAVPFHSWIPDVYQGAPTTVTAFMAAATKIAAFGALLRVFYVGFPDLKNDWEPALWAVAIATMLAGAMMAVTQTDVKRMLAYSSITHAGFILLGLVAFDDAGLAATMFYLAAYAFSTFGAFATVAVVREPDRVSGPHLSGREATEIAQWAGLGRRYPLVGAMFSMFLLAFAGIPLTSGFIAKFDVFAAAAGAGGGVLVVIGVISSAIAAYFYIRIIVAMFFADVPVDAPHVVKPSVLTTSSIAVCTVVTIVLGIFPQPLLDLARDAAQFLV; the protein is encoded by the coding sequence GTGACCTCCGAGTATCTCGCCGCCATCGATCCGCCCAGCATCGAGTACGGCCTGTTGTCGCCGATGCTGATCGTGTTCGGGGTGGCCGTCGTCGGTGTGCTGGTGGAGGCATTCGCGCCCCGCAGGTTCCGCTATCCCACCCAACTCACTCTCGCGCTCGGCGGTCTGGTGGCAGCGTTTGCCGCGCTGGTGGCCGTCGCCGTCGCGGAGGCACGGGACGGCGGCCACGGCCAGTTCGCGATGGCGGGCTCGGTCGTCATCGACCGGCCGACTCTTTTTCTGCAGGGCCTCCTGCTGCTCGTCTCGATCCTGGCCATCGCGTTCATGGCCGAACGACGACTCGAACGGGTCGTCGCGGCACCGGCGATCACGCTACGAGTGAGCGACGGACCCGGCGCCGCCGCCCAGGCGGCCCTGGACTCGGTCGACGCCGACATGTTCACACCGTCGGGCGCATCGGTCCCCAACACCGACGCCGAGTTCGAGGCGACCCGGGCCGGTGCCATCACCACCGAGGTCTTCCCCCTCACCTTGTTGGCCGTCGGCGGCATGATGCTGTTCCCCGCGTGCGGTGACCTGCTCACGATGTTCATCGCGCTGGAGGTCTTCTCGCTGCCGCTGTATCTGCTGTGCGGCCTCGCACGTCGTCGGCGATTGATCTCGCAGGAGGCTTCGCTCAAGTACTTTCTCCTCGGCGCGTTCTCGTCGGCCTTCTTCCTCTTCGGCGCCGCCTTCGCCTACGGTGCCACCGGGTCGCTGCAACTCGGGGCGATCGGCAGGGCCGTCGGCGCACCGGGCACCGACACCACGCTCCCGCTGATCGCCTTGGGACTGCTCTCGGTCGGCCTGTTGTTCAAGATCGGTGCCGTGCCGTTCCATTCGTGGATTCCCGATGTGTACCAAGGCGCGCCGACGACGGTCACCGCGTTCATGGCCGCGGCCACCAAGATCGCCGCCTTCGGCGCACTGCTCCGGGTGTTCTACGTCGGATTCCCCGACCTGAAAAACGATTGGGAACCGGCACTCTGGGCGGTCGCCATCGCCACGATGCTGGCCGGGGCGATGATGGCGGTCACGCAAACCGACGTCAAACGGATGCTCGCGTACTCGTCGATCACGCATGCCGGGTTCATCCTGCTGGGCCTCGTCGCCTTCGACGACGCGGGCCTCGCGGCGACGATGTTCTACCTGGCCGCGTATGCGTTCTCGACCTTCGGCGCCTTCGCGACGGTCGCGGTGGTACGCGAGCCGGATCGGGTGTCCGGACCGCATCTGTCGGGTCGGGAGGCCACCGAGATCGCCCAATGGGCGGGGCTGGGCAGAAGATATCCGCTTGTCGGCGCGATGTTCTCGATGTTCCTGCTCGCCTTTGCCGGCATCCCGCTGACGAGCGGCTTCATCGCGAAGTTCGACGTCTTCGCGGCGGCCGCCGGCGCCGGAGGCGGCGTGCTGGTCGTGATCGGCGTGATCAGCAGCGCGATCGCCGCCTACTTCTACATCCGGATCATCGTCGCGATGTTCTTCGCCGACGTGCCGGTCGACGCGCCGCATGTCGTGAAGCCGAGTGTGCTGACCACGTCGTCGATCGCGGTCTGCACCGTCGTGACCATCGTGCTGGGAATCTTCCCGCAGCCGCTGCTGGACTTGGCGCGGGACGCGGCGCAGTTCCTCGTGTGA
- the aqpZ gene encoding aquaporin Z, producing MTSPSPAAKLAAEFFGTFWLVFGGCGSAIYAAKQIAQSDDGQSTFQVGIGFLGVALAFGLTVVTMAYAVGHISGAHFNPAITLGAAVGGRLPWKELPGYWISQVVGGLVAGLLLFVIAKGQPGFEATGNMAANGYGEHSPSNYNLTSVFIAEVLLTAFFLIVVLGATDGRAPGGFGPLAIGLSLTLIHLISIPISNTSVNPARSTGVAFFNGNGAPGQLWVFWVAPLIGGIIGGLLYPLLFENGKFAFGNRAAAAAERTDVDRTTA from the coding sequence ATGACCTCTCCATCGCCTGCGGCGAAACTCGCAGCGGAGTTCTTCGGTACCTTCTGGCTGGTGTTCGGTGGTTGTGGTAGCGCGATTTACGCCGCAAAGCAGATAGCGCAATCCGACGATGGACAGAGCACTTTTCAGGTCGGTATCGGATTCCTCGGTGTTGCACTTGCATTCGGCCTCACCGTGGTGACCATGGCATATGCGGTCGGGCATATCTCGGGTGCGCATTTCAATCCCGCGATCACTCTCGGTGCAGCTGTGGGTGGACGCCTCCCCTGGAAGGAATTGCCCGGATACTGGATTTCCCAGGTTGTCGGCGGCCTGGTCGCCGGTTTGCTGCTGTTCGTCATCGCGAAAGGGCAACCCGGATTCGAAGCCACCGGGAACATGGCCGCAAACGGTTATGGCGAACATTCGCCGAGCAATTACAACCTCACCTCGGTGTTCATCGCGGAAGTCCTTCTGACGGCGTTCTTCCTCATCGTGGTGCTCGGCGCCACCGACGGGCGTGCCCCCGGGGGCTTCGGACCGCTGGCGATCGGCCTGAGCCTCACCCTGATCCACCTCATCTCCATCCCGATCAGCAACACCTCGGTCAACCCGGCCCGGTCGACGGGTGTCGCCTTCTTCAACGGCAACGGGGCGCCCGGGCAGTTGTGGGTGTTCTGGGTCGCGCCACTGATAGGCGGCATCATCGGCGGTCTGCTCTATCCGTTGCTGTTCGAGAACGGGAAGTTCGCGTTCGGCAACCGCGCCGCCGCCGCCGCTGAGCGGACGGACGTCGACCGCACCACGGCATAG
- a CDS encoding NUDIX hydrolase, translating to MPGPSTIVVSGVVVRDARGLLLTVRKRGTQRFMLPGGKPEQGESAAAAAVRECAEEIGLGVDLFRLREWGRFRSAAANEAGWDVVATIFEADVIDQEIIPTAEIDEIRWLDVDADIVADDLAPLLVDHVIPALRRAGHDS from the coding sequence GTGCCGGGCCCATCCACCATCGTCGTGAGTGGAGTCGTCGTCCGTGATGCCCGCGGCCTTTTGCTCACCGTGCGCAAACGCGGGACGCAGCGGTTCATGCTGCCCGGAGGTAAGCCCGAACAGGGTGAATCGGCGGCTGCGGCGGCAGTTCGGGAGTGTGCCGAGGAGATCGGGCTCGGAGTCGACTTGTTTCGATTGCGTGAATGGGGACGGTTTCGGTCGGCAGCCGCCAACGAGGCCGGATGGGACGTGGTGGCAACGATTTTCGAAGCCGATGTGATCGATCAGGAGATCATCCCGACGGCCGAGATCGACGAGATCCGGTGGCTGGACGTCGATGCCGACATCGTGGCCGATGATCTCGCGCCATTGCTTGTCGACCACGTGATTCCGGCGTTGCGTCGTGCCGGTCACGATTCCTGA
- a CDS encoding putative glycolipid-binding domain-containing protein — MSSSQTASDGTTPPDVITPSADLKTVITWRGESSDRLEQVRLHVTGARIKAYGRIIAAASDEHEAFSASYELVTNDSGVTRRLSVHLLRASGETQLGITRDGQNNWLVQTPEGTISSDFNGAEDVDLALSPMFNALPIRRHGLHNGTGEIDVPVAYLYLPAGTVEPATLHYTASKDSIAVVSPVVTSTLTVDDNGFVVDYAGLATRV; from the coding sequence GTGAGTTCTTCCCAGACAGCCTCAGACGGCACCACTCCACCGGACGTCATCACGCCGTCGGCCGATCTCAAGACGGTGATCACGTGGCGCGGCGAGTCCTCTGACCGGCTCGAACAGGTGCGCCTGCACGTGACCGGCGCGCGCATCAAGGCGTACGGCCGGATCATCGCAGCCGCCTCGGACGAGCACGAGGCGTTCTCGGCATCGTATGAACTCGTCACCAACGACAGCGGCGTGACCAGGCGTCTGTCGGTTCACCTGCTCCGTGCGAGTGGCGAAACACAACTGGGCATCACCCGTGACGGACAGAACAACTGGCTCGTGCAGACGCCCGAGGGCACCATCAGCAGCGACTTCAACGGTGCCGAGGATGTCGATCTGGCGCTGTCACCGATGTTCAACGCCCTGCCGATCCGTCGTCACGGGTTGCACAACGGCACCGGCGAGATCGACGTGCCGGTTGCCTACCTCTATCTACCGGCAGGCACGGTCGAACCCGCCACGCTGCACTACACCGCGAGCAAGGACTCCATCGCGGTGGTCTCGCCCGTCGTCACCTCGACGTTGACCGTCGACGACAACGGATTCGTGGTGGATTACGCCGGGCTGGCCACCCGGGTCTGA
- a CDS encoding nucleoside deaminase, whose translation MMRSALAAARDGGNDDVPIGAVVFDPDGIELARAANRREADGDPTAHAEILALRAAAQRFGDGWRLPGCTIVVTVEPCTMCAGAITLARVGALLFGAWEPKTGAVGSLWDVVRDPRLSHRPQVVGGILEPDCQALMIDFFTARRTD comes from the coding sequence ATGATGCGTTCGGCGCTGGCTGCCGCCCGCGACGGCGGGAACGACGACGTGCCGATCGGCGCAGTCGTCTTCGACCCCGATGGCATCGAGCTCGCGCGCGCCGCGAATCGGCGCGAGGCGGACGGCGACCCGACCGCGCATGCCGAGATCCTCGCATTGCGTGCGGCCGCACAGCGTTTCGGTGATGGGTGGCGGTTGCCCGGCTGCACCATCGTGGTGACCGTCGAGCCGTGCACGATGTGCGCCGGGGCGATCACGCTGGCCCGGGTGGGTGCGCTCCTCTTCGGCGCGTGGGAGCCCAAGACGGGCGCTGTGGGCTCGCTCTGGGATGTGGTCCGCGATCCGCGGCTGTCTCACCGGCCACAGGTCGTCGGCGGCATCCTCGAGCCGGACTGTCAGGCCCTGATGATCGATTTCTTCACCGCGCGCCGGACGGACTGA
- a CDS encoding tRNA adenosine deaminase-associated protein — MAGAGAGVSGGSNKQDVTDEIEGFAVAVVRDDGAWKVSALKPSALLTLDDAERQLRELRAAGAVFGLLDVDDEFFIVVRPGPSGAQLLISDATAGIDYDVAADALDAMNIDVPDLDPDELDDIDPWEEGDLGILADLGLPDAVMSVIVGDTDLYADEQLGMIAARLGFADELSKVLDSLGH; from the coding sequence ATGGCAGGTGCCGGCGCAGGTGTATCGGGTGGTTCGAACAAGCAGGACGTCACCGACGAGATCGAGGGTTTCGCGGTGGCGGTGGTACGCGACGACGGTGCGTGGAAGGTGAGTGCGCTCAAGCCGTCGGCGTTGCTGACCCTCGACGACGCCGAACGCCAGCTCCGTGAGCTGCGCGCCGCAGGTGCGGTGTTCGGTCTGCTCGACGTCGACGACGAGTTCTTCATCGTGGTGCGGCCCGGGCCGTCGGGCGCACAGCTGCTGATCTCGGACGCCACGGCGGGCATCGATTACGACGTCGCGGCCGACGCCCTCGACGCCATGAACATCGACGTCCCGGATCTCGATCCCGACGAGCTCGACGACATCGACCCCTGGGAAGAGGGCGATCTGGGCATCCTGGCCGATCTGGGGCTGCCGGATGCCGTGATGAGCGTGATCGTCGGGGACACCGACCTCTACGCGGACGAGCAGCTCGGCATGATCGCCGCGCGACTCGGATTCGCCGACGAGCTGTCCAAGGTGCTCGACTCGCTGGGGCATTGA
- a CDS encoding CsbD family protein, protein MGVADDAKNKAEELKGRGKEAAGDLTDNKDLKDEGRGDQGVAQGKQKVTEAADKVKGKVDDVKDKLTGN, encoded by the coding sequence ATGGGAGTTGCAGACGACGCCAAGAACAAGGCCGAAGAGTTGAAGGGTCGCGGTAAAGAAGCTGCCGGCGACCTCACCGACAATAAAGATCTCAAGGACGAAGGCCGCGGCGACCAAGGTGTCGCGCAAGGCAAGCAGAAGGTCACCGAGGCCGCTGACAAGGTCAAGGGCAAGGTCGATGACGTCAAGGACAAGCTGACCGGGAATTAG
- a CDS encoding NADH-quinone oxidoreductase subunit M — MPWLTILWLLPAVGSVAVLAIPSSRPDVAKWLGLGISVAALAVALGLATGFDTTGARYQFVEDHSWIPAFGTRYALGLDGIGLVLVLLTAVLLPLLILAGWNDADHAGSLDHSAGRRQKGPHTYLALTLAVEAMVLMSFVALDILLFYIFFEAMLIPMYFLIGGFGAGAGRSAAAVKFLLYNLFGGLIMLAAVIGLYVVTARSGLGADGGGTFDLRTVVDAVSSGQLDAGGGLLKLLFLGFMFAFAVKAPLWPFHSWLPDAAVAATPTSAVLMMAVVDKVGTFAMLRYCLQLFPDAARYFAPLITALAVIGIVYGAILAIGQTDVMRLIAYTSISHFGFIILGIFALTTQGQTGSTLYMVNHGISTAAMFLIAGFLVSRRGSRLIADYGGVQKIAPMLAGTFLVAGLATLSLPGLAPFISEFLVLIGTFTRYPVAAVVATSALVLSAIYVLWLYQRMMGGPARQVEGPGAATRSMRDLHGRELVVVTPLIALLLVFGVYPKPLLDLIDPAVSHTMSTIHEPDPRPTVTAPTDRVPTEGVPK; from the coding sequence ATGCCCTGGTTGACCATCTTGTGGCTGTTACCGGCGGTCGGGTCCGTTGCGGTGCTGGCGATCCCGAGTAGCCGGCCGGATGTTGCGAAGTGGCTCGGGCTGGGCATCTCCGTCGCTGCGCTGGCGGTCGCGCTGGGTCTGGCCACCGGCTTCGACACCACCGGCGCTCGCTACCAGTTCGTCGAGGATCACAGTTGGATTCCCGCCTTCGGCACCCGGTATGCCCTCGGCCTCGACGGCATCGGTCTGGTGCTGGTACTCCTCACCGCGGTGCTGCTCCCGCTGCTGATCCTGGCGGGCTGGAACGACGCCGATCACGCCGGTTCACTGGACCATTCGGCCGGGCGCCGCCAGAAGGGCCCGCACACCTATCTCGCGCTGACCCTGGCGGTCGAGGCGATGGTGCTGATGAGTTTCGTCGCCCTCGACATCCTGCTGTTCTACATCTTCTTCGAGGCGATGCTGATCCCGATGTACTTCCTGATCGGCGGCTTCGGTGCCGGCGCGGGCCGGTCCGCCGCAGCGGTGAAGTTCCTGCTGTACAACCTCTTCGGCGGGCTGATCATGCTGGCCGCGGTGATCGGGCTCTACGTGGTGACCGCGCGGTCGGGCCTCGGGGCCGACGGCGGCGGCACGTTCGACCTGCGGACGGTGGTCGATGCCGTGTCGTCGGGACAGCTCGACGCCGGGGGCGGCCTGCTGAAGCTCCTCTTCCTCGGTTTCATGTTCGCCTTCGCGGTCAAAGCACCACTGTGGCCTTTCCATTCGTGGCTGCCCGATGCCGCGGTTGCCGCCACCCCGACCAGCGCCGTACTGATGATGGCGGTGGTCGACAAGGTCGGCACCTTCGCGATGCTGCGCTATTGTCTGCAGCTATTCCCCGATGCCGCACGGTATTTCGCACCTCTGATCACGGCGCTCGCGGTCATCGGCATCGTGTACGGCGCGATCCTGGCGATCGGGCAGACCGATGTGATGCGGCTCATCGCCTATACCTCCATCTCCCACTTCGGATTCATCATCCTGGGCATCTTCGCACTCACCACGCAGGGGCAGACCGGCTCCACGCTGTACATGGTCAACCACGGGATCTCCACCGCCGCAATGTTTCTGATCGCCGGGTTCCTGGTGTCGCGCCGTGGCAGTCGGCTCATCGCCGACTACGGAGGGGTGCAGAAGATCGCCCCGATGCTGGCGGGAACGTTCCTCGTCGCCGGTCTCGCCACCCTATCCCTGCCCGGGCTCGCTCCGTTCATCAGCGAGTTCCTGGTCCTGATCGGCACATTCACCCGATATCCGGTCGCCGCGGTGGTGGCGACGAGCGCGCTGGTGCTGTCCGCGATCTATGTGTTGTGGCTGTACCAGCGGATGATGGGTGGTCCGGCACGACAGGTCGAGGGGCCGGGAGCGGCGACCCGGTCGATGCGTGACCTGCACGGCCGGGAACTCGTCGTGGTGACCCCGCTGATCGCGCTGCTGCTGGTGTTCGGGGTGTATCCGAAACCGTTGCTGGATCTGATCGATCCGGCGGTTTCGCACACGATGAGCACCATCCACGAACCGGATCCGCGTCCCACGGTGACTGCCCCGACGGATCGGGTACCGACGGAAGGGGTGCCGAAGTGA
- a CDS encoding cation:proton antiporter: MELLILVLVGAIIVTAIADRRGMQPALIIIVIALAVSFIPGMPRVELDSHILLTVVLPPLLYSAALGFSFPNFLRKLKPILGLGVAMVVITALAVGWVASLVIPEFTFMLALLLGAIVAPPDAVTAVAIGRKLGLPKRLMTILTGESLVNDAAALSLFAIAISQIADTHSFIGNPLVLFGYNAILGPIVGAVLGILTLWIRRHLQNPALETVQGFVVPFAAFLAAEHLHASGVLAVVIAGFVVGSGSVHAGYQTRLQERYVWNSVDVLLEAFVFAYIGLQMRFIITDLRDARESLVHIAMASLLVLVVVLAIRPICVFAMFGRGALSRRIDSAVNVEVPANPRRSVRRTRDPDRPPGRRRRWSERIDHRPLTWQESTVVAWTGMRGVVTLAAASGIPVTVASGEPFPERSAIQAIAFVVAVGTILIQGATLPWIIARLHLRNEDEERYDHDQTVRTEEVVHAAADQVITDFVDSPPGGLDAATVAFIMETVARQSRDAEEMPDPEAHTARNDAFATLYRSVLNAQREALVADRDAGNLEDEAVRAMLERLDLQEAGLSARLESRL, translated from the coding sequence ATGGAACTGCTCATCCTGGTCCTCGTCGGCGCGATCATCGTCACCGCGATCGCCGATCGCCGGGGGATGCAGCCGGCGCTGATCATCATCGTGATCGCGCTCGCGGTCTCGTTCATCCCCGGAATGCCGCGCGTCGAACTCGATTCGCACATCCTGCTGACGGTGGTGCTGCCGCCGCTGCTGTACTCGGCGGCGCTGGGTTTCTCGTTCCCGAATTTTCTGCGCAAGCTGAAGCCCATCCTGGGGCTCGGCGTCGCGATGGTCGTCATCACGGCGCTGGCGGTGGGGTGGGTGGCCTCGCTGGTCATCCCCGAGTTCACCTTCATGCTGGCCCTGCTGCTGGGCGCGATCGTCGCGCCACCGGATGCGGTGACCGCGGTGGCCATCGGCCGCAAGCTGGGCCTGCCGAAGCGGCTGATGACCATCCTGACCGGCGAGAGTCTGGTCAACGACGCCGCGGCCCTCTCGCTGTTCGCGATCGCCATCTCGCAGATCGCCGACACCCACTCGTTCATCGGGAACCCGCTGGTCCTGTTCGGTTACAACGCGATACTCGGGCCGATCGTCGGCGCCGTTCTCGGCATACTGACGCTGTGGATCCGCCGGCACCTGCAGAATCCGGCGCTCGAGACGGTGCAGGGTTTCGTGGTGCCGTTCGCCGCGTTCCTGGCGGCCGAGCACCTGCACGCGTCGGGCGTGCTGGCCGTCGTGATCGCCGGTTTCGTGGTGGGCTCCGGCTCGGTTCATGCGGGCTATCAGACCCGGTTGCAGGAGCGGTATGTGTGGAACTCGGTGGACGTGCTGCTCGAGGCCTTCGTGTTCGCCTACATCGGGCTCCAGATGCGATTCATCATCACCGACCTCCGCGACGCGCGGGAGTCGTTGGTGCACATCGCGATGGCGTCGTTGCTGGTGCTGGTGGTGGTCCTGGCGATCCGTCCCATCTGCGTGTTCGCGATGTTCGGCCGAGGTGCGCTGAGTCGTCGGATCGACAGTGCCGTCAACGTCGAGGTACCTGCCAACCCGCGTCGCTCGGTCCGGCGCACGCGTGATCCGGACCGACCGCCCGGGCGCCGTCGACGATGGTCCGAGCGGATCGATCACCGTCCGCTGACCTGGCAGGAGTCCACCGTCGTCGCGTGGACCGGGATGCGTGGCGTGGTCACCCTGGCGGCCGCCTCGGGTATCCCGGTCACCGTCGCCTCGGGTGAGCCGTTCCCGGAGCGATCGGCGATCCAGGCGATCGCCTTCGTCGTCGCCGTCGGGACCATCCTGATCCAGGGGGCGACGCTGCCGTGGATCATCGCGCGACTACACCTCCGCAACGAGGACGAGGAACGCTACGACCACGACCAGACCGTGCGGACGGAGGAGGTGGTGCACGCCGCCGCCGATCAGGTCATCACGGATTTCGTCGACAGCCCGCCCGGTGGACTCGATGCAGCGACCGTCGCCTTCATCATGGAGACGGTGGCCCGCCAGTCCCGCGACGCCGAGGAGATGCCCGACCCGGAAGCGCACACCGCCCGCAACGACGCCTTCGCCACGCTCTATCGCTCGGTGCTGAACGCGCAGCGGGAGGCGCTGGTCGCCGACCGCGACGCCGGCAATCTCGAGGACGAAGCCGTCCGCGCGATGCTGGAACGCCTCGACCTGCAGGAAGCCGGTCTGTCGGCGCGTCTGGAGAGCCGCCTGTAG